From one Novosphingobium sp. genomic stretch:
- a CDS encoding VacJ family lipoprotein, whose translation MSCTADCTQQPASNAAPADSTAAPFKAPPLVIVPTLPEPTPEPAPVAQDEEPNIIVSARRHVRYDPLEAVNKVSFDAVQAVDRAVVGPLAGGYERIVPEPARDGIHNMVHNLREPYIAINFLLQHRVGKSAETVARFLINSTIGVAGLFDIAKRKPVHLPRRPNGFADTMAFYGVKSGPYLFLPLVGPTTIRDVIGNTLDRLVIPLSIGRVARNPAYGAPLVVFGAMDRRLKNNARIEGARNSGDAYAAMREDYMLRRRLEIEGLHYHRPHKEKKPKVEAVPVAEGVSGK comes from the coding sequence GTGAGTTGCACCGCCGATTGCACACAGCAGCCGGCCAGCAATGCCGCGCCGGCTGACAGTACCGCGGCGCCTTTCAAGGCACCGCCGCTGGTCATCGTGCCCACGCTGCCGGAGCCGACGCCCGAGCCCGCGCCTGTCGCTCAGGATGAAGAGCCCAACATCATCGTCTCGGCCCGCCGTCATGTGCGCTATGATCCGCTGGAAGCGGTGAACAAGGTCTCCTTCGACGCGGTGCAGGCGGTCGACCGGGCGGTCGTGGGCCCGCTGGCCGGGGGCTATGAGCGCATCGTGCCCGAGCCCGCGCGCGACGGCATCCACAACATGGTCCACAATCTGCGCGAGCCCTACATCGCGATCAACTTCCTGCTGCAGCACCGCGTCGGCAAGAGCGCCGAAACCGTGGCGCGCTTCCTCATCAACTCCACCATCGGCGTCGCGGGCCTGTTCGACATCGCCAAGCGCAAGCCTGTGCATTTGCCGCGCCGTCCCAATGGCTTTGCCGACACCATGGCCTTTTATGGCGTAAAGTCGGGGCCTTACCTCTTTCTCCCGCTGGTCGGGCCGACGACCATCCGCGATGTGATCGGCAATACGCTGGACCGTCTGGTGATCCCGCTCTCGATTGGCCGCGTGGCGCGCAATCCGGCCTATGGCGCGCCGCTGGTCGTCTTTGGCGCGATGGACCGCCGGTTGAAGAACAATGCGCGGATCGAGGGCGCGCGCAACTCGGGCGATGCCTATGCCGCCATGCGCGAGGACTATATGCTGCGGCGGCGTCTGGAGATCGAGGGGCTGCATTACCATCGGCCTCACAAGGAGAAGAAGCCCAAGGTGGAGGCCGTGCCGGTCGCGGAAGGGGTCTCAGGGAAGTAA
- a CDS encoding MarR family transcriptional regulator, protein MTETVVAGDADHPMSALPGFTLRRAANAMMADLAGRLAALDLKISDASVLLLVGGRADMTSSDIGRLLDIQRANMVPLLNRLEGAGLIARQPIDRKSQAIVLTETGEARLEEVRGLVTRFEDDLMMRIPAEHRGHFLPALNALLD, encoded by the coding sequence GTGACTGAGACCGTGGTGGCCGGAGATGCCGATCACCCGATGAGCGCGCTGCCGGGCTTCACCCTGCGCCGTGCGGCCAATGCGATGATGGCCGATCTGGCGGGGCGGCTTGCTGCGCTCGATCTGAAGATTTCGGATGCTTCGGTGCTGCTGCTGGTGGGCGGTCGGGCCGATATGACCTCCAGCGACATCGGGCGGCTGCTCGATATTCAGCGGGCCAATATGGTGCCCTTGCTCAACCGGCTGGAGGGCGCCGGGCTGATCGCGCGTCAGCCGATCGACCGCAAGTCGCAGGCCATCGTGCTGACCGAAACGGGCGAGGCGCGGCTGGAAGAGGTGCGGGGCCTCGTGACCCGTTTCGAGGACGATCTGATGATGCGCATCCCTGCAGAGCATCGCGGGCATTTCCTGCCCGCCTTGAATGCCCTGCTGGATTAA